A section of the Marmota flaviventris isolate mMarFla1 chromosome 19, mMarFla1.hap1, whole genome shotgun sequence genome encodes:
- the Znf75a gene encoding zinc finger protein 75A produces MMMVDLKVVEHLDPQIRTLWETKEPVTQSSNQSKKSAQTDSLDPKSSCWHFRNFHYPKRAGPREAVSQLQELCRLWLRPEIHSKEEILELLVLEQFLTILPREMQAWMQKHHPQSVEEAVDLVEHLQRESGQRRNGVEIHELGKEPVLLGETAEAPGLKVKPAESQSEGKSQDEELWNTYQGIQEHLSRSICKETESVFESDVPAQQSLAFSEQKNTKDWTLAPDLVLSESQSLLTFEEVAMYFSQEEWELLDPTQKALYNDVMQENYETVISLALFVLPKPKVISCLEQGEEPWVQGSSEFKDYPRESPTAGLKQKKDAENHQPVSLSDLEMQAPRDTVSKKAKVKVPQKTMGKENHGDTHRVGKWHRDFPVKKRKKLSTWKQELLKLMDLHKKDRTGEKPFKCQECGKNFRVSSDLIKHQRIHTEEKPYKCQQCDKRFRWSSDLNKHLTTHQGIKPYKCSWCGKSFSQNTNLHTHQRTHTGEKPFTCHECGKKFSQNSHLIKHRRTHTGEQPYTCGICKRNFSRRSSLLRHQKLHQ; encoded by the exons ATGATGATGGTAGATCTGAAGGTGGTTGAGCATTTGGACCCTCAAATCAGAACTCTGTGGGAGACTAAGGAGCCTGTGACACAGAGCTCCAATCAAAGTAAGAAATCTGCACAGACAGACAGTTTGGATCCCAAGAGTTCTTGCTGGCATTTCCGGAACTTTCATTATCCCAAAAGAGCTGGACCCCGTGAAGCTGTCAGCCAGCTTCAGGAATTATGCCGTCTGTGGTTAAGACCAGAGATTCACTCAAAGGAGGAAATCTTGGAATTGCTGGTGCTAGAGCAGTTCCTGACCATTCTGCCCAGAGAGATGCAGGCCTGGATGCAGAAACACCATCCACAGAGCGTTGAGGAGGCTGTTGACTTGGTGGAACACTTACAAAGGGAATCTGGTCAAAGGAGGAATGGG GTTGAAATCCATGAGCTGGGAAAGGAGCCAGTACTTTTGGGAGAAACAGCAGAGGCCCCAGGCTTAAAGGTGAAGCCAGCAGAGTCTCAATCAGAAGGCAAGTCTCAGGATGAAGAACTTTGGAATACATACCAGGGTATACAAGAACATCTGAGCAGGAGTATTTGTAAAGAAACGGAGTCTGTATTTGAGAGTG ATGTACCTGCTCAGCAGAGTCTAGCCTTTTCTGAACAGAAAAACACCAAAGACTGGACATTGGCACCTGATCTTGTCTTGTCTGAATCCCAG AGCTTGTTGACATTTGAAGAAGTAGCCATGTATTTTTCCCAGGAAGAATGGGAGTTATTGGATCCCACTCAGAAGGCTCTCTACAATGATGTAATGCAGGAAAACTATGAGACTGTCATCTCGCTAG CATTATTTGTGCTCCCCAAACCCAAAGTGATCTCCTGTCTAGAGCAAGGGGAAGAGCCATGGGTTCAAGGATCCTCAGAGTTCAAAGACTATCCCAGAGAGTCTCCTACAG CagggttaaaacaaaaaaaggacgCTGAAAATCATCAGCCTGTATCTCTTTCTGACTTGGAAATGCAAGCACCAAGAGATACAGTATCAAAAAAGGCCAAAGTGAAAGTTCCCCAGAAAACAATGGGCAAAGAAAATCATGGTGATACCCACAGAGTAGGAAAATGGCACCGAGATTTTccagtgaagaaaagaaagaaactttcaacATGGAAACAAGAGCTGCTAAAACTTATGGACCTTCACAAGAAAGACCGTACAGGAGAAAAGCCTTTTAAATGCCAGGAATGTGGGAAAAACTTCAGAGTTAGCTCTGACCTTATTAAGCACCAAAGAATTCACACAGAAGAGAAGCCTTATAAGTGTCAACAGTGTGATAAGAGGTTTAGATGGAGTTCAGATCTTAATAAGCACTTAACAACACATCAAGGAATAAAACCATATAAGTGTTCATGGTGTGGGAAAAGCTTCAGTCAAAATACAAACCTTCACACACACCAAAGAactcacacaggagagaagccctttACATGTCACgaatgtggaaaaaaattcaGTCAGAACTCCCACCTCATTAAACACAGGAGAACCCACACAGGTGAACAGCCTTATACCTGTGGTATATGCAAGAGAAACTTCAGCAGACGGTCAAGCCTTCTTAGACACCAGAAACTCCACCAATGA